A single Klebsiella variicola DNA region contains:
- the glgC gene encoding glucose-1-phosphate adenylyltransferase, translating to MVRLEKNDPLMLARQLPIKSVALILAGGRGTRLKDLTIKRAKPAVHFGGKFRIIDFALSNCINSGIRRIGVITQYQSHTLVQHIQRGWSFFSEEMNEFVDLLPAQQRVHGENWYRGTADAVTQNLDIIRRYKAEYVVILAGDHIYKQDYSRMLIDHVEKGARCTVACMPVPIEEASAFGVMAVDENEKIIEFVEKPANPPAMPTDPTKSLASMGIYIFDAAYLYELLEEDDRNENSSHDFGKDIIPKITEAGMAYAHPFPLSCVQSDPNAEPYWRDVGTLEAYWKANLDLASVTPELDMYDQNWPIRTHMESLPPAKFVQDRSGSHGMTLNSLVSGGCIISGSVVVQSVLFPRVRVNSFCNIDSAVLLPDVWVGRSCRLRRCVIDRACVIPEGMVIGENAEEDARRFYRSEEGIVLVTRDMLRKLGHKQER from the coding sequence ATGGTTAGGCTTGAAAAAAACGATCCGCTGATGCTGGCGCGTCAATTACCCATCAAATCCGTGGCGTTGATCCTCGCGGGCGGGCGTGGCACCCGGCTCAAGGATCTCACCATTAAGCGTGCGAAACCTGCCGTTCACTTCGGCGGCAAGTTCCGTATTATCGATTTCGCATTATCTAACTGCATTAACTCAGGGATCCGCCGTATCGGCGTCATCACCCAGTATCAGTCGCACACGCTGGTGCAGCACATCCAGCGCGGCTGGTCGTTCTTCAGCGAAGAGATGAATGAGTTTGTCGATCTGCTGCCAGCCCAGCAGCGCGTGCACGGCGAAAACTGGTATCGCGGCACGGCGGACGCAGTGACGCAGAACCTGGACATCATCCGCCGCTACAAAGCGGAGTACGTGGTGATCCTCGCGGGCGATCATATTTATAAGCAGGATTACTCGCGCATGCTGATCGACCATGTCGAAAAAGGGGCGCGTTGCACCGTGGCCTGCATGCCGGTGCCCATTGAAGAGGCATCCGCCTTCGGCGTCATGGCGGTCGATGAAAACGAAAAAATCATTGAGTTCGTCGAGAAACCCGCTAACCCGCCGGCGATGCCAACCGACCCGACCAAATCACTGGCCAGTATGGGCATTTATATCTTTGACGCCGCCTATCTTTATGAGCTGCTGGAAGAAGACGATCGCAACGAAAACTCCAGCCACGATTTCGGCAAAGATATCATTCCGAAGATCACCGAAGCTGGCATGGCTTATGCACATCCTTTCCCGCTCTCCTGCGTGCAGTCTGACCCGAACGCTGAGCCGTACTGGCGCGATGTGGGAACGCTGGAGGCCTACTGGAAGGCCAACCTCGATCTGGCATCAGTCACGCCGGAACTGGATATGTACGACCAGAACTGGCCGATCCGCACCCATATGGAATCGCTGCCGCCGGCGAAGTTCGTCCAGGACCGCTCCGGTAGCCACGGCATGACCCTGAACTCGCTGGTTTCCGGCGGCTGCATTATCTCCGGGTCGGTGGTGGTGCAGTCGGTGCTGTTCCCGCGCGTGCGGGTGAACTCATTCTGTAACATTGATTCGGCAGTCTTGTTGCCAGATGTCTGGGTGGGGCGCTCATGCCGCCTGCGTCGCTGCGTGATTGACCGCGCCTGCGTCATCCCGGAAGGTATGGTGATTGGTGAGAACGCGGAAGAGGATGCACGCCGCTTCTATCGCTCAGAGGAAGGTATCGTGCTGGTGACCCGCGACATGCTGCGGAAATTGGGGCACAAACAGGAGCGCTAA
- the glgA gene encoding glycogen synthase GlgA: MQVLHVCSEMFPLLKTGGLADVIGALPAAQIAEGIDTRVLLPAFPDIRRGVVDAQVVTRRDTFAGRITLLYGHFNGVGIYLIDAPHLYDRPGSPYHDTNQHAYTDNVLRFALLGWVGSEMASGLDPFWRPDVVHAHDWHAGLTPAYLAARGRPAKSVFTVHNLAYQGMFYSWHMNDIELPWSFYNMHGLEFNGQISFLKAGLYYADHITAVSPTYAREITEPQYAYGMEGLLRQRHHEGRLSGILNGVDDGIWSPQNDLLLPMRYDRDTLEEKAENKRQLQIAMGLKVDDKAPLFAVVSRLTSQKGLDLVLEALPGLLEQGGQLALLGAGDPVLQEGFLAAAAEHPGKVGVQIGYHEAFSHRIMGGADVILVPSRFEPCGLTQLYGLKYGTLPLVRRTGGLADTVSDSSLENLADGLATGFVFEDSNALSLLRAIRRAFVLWSRPSLWRYVQRQAMNMDFSWQVAANSYRELYQRLM; this comes from the coding sequence ATGCAGGTCTTACATGTATGTTCTGAGATGTTCCCGCTGTTAAAGACGGGCGGTCTGGCGGACGTCATCGGCGCACTGCCGGCGGCGCAAATTGCGGAGGGTATCGACACCCGCGTGCTGTTGCCGGCGTTTCCCGATATCCGCCGCGGCGTGGTGGATGCCCAGGTGGTAACCCGCCGCGATACCTTCGCCGGGCGGATCACGCTGCTGTACGGCCACTTTAACGGCGTGGGGATCTACCTGATAGATGCCCCGCATCTCTATGACCGGCCGGGGAGCCCATACCACGATACCAACCAGCACGCTTATACCGACAACGTCCTGCGCTTTGCGCTGCTGGGCTGGGTGGGAAGCGAAATGGCTAGCGGACTGGATCCGTTCTGGCGCCCGGATGTGGTGCATGCCCATGACTGGCACGCCGGCCTGACGCCGGCCTACCTGGCGGCGCGCGGACGCCCGGCTAAATCGGTCTTTACCGTGCACAACCTGGCCTACCAGGGGATGTTTTACTCCTGGCATATGAATGATATCGAGCTGCCGTGGTCGTTTTACAACATGCATGGCCTCGAGTTTAACGGTCAGATCTCGTTTCTGAAGGCCGGTCTTTACTACGCCGACCATATTACGGCGGTAAGCCCGACCTACGCGCGCGAGATCACCGAACCGCAATACGCCTACGGCATGGAAGGGCTGCTGCGCCAGCGCCATCATGAAGGACGGCTGTCGGGGATCCTCAACGGCGTTGACGACGGTATCTGGAGTCCGCAAAACGATCTGCTGCTGCCGATGCGCTACGATCGCGACACGCTGGAGGAGAAGGCGGAGAACAAGCGTCAGCTGCAGATTGCGATGGGCCTGAAGGTCGATGACAAAGCGCCGCTGTTTGCCGTGGTCAGCCGCCTGACCAGCCAGAAAGGGCTGGATCTGGTGCTCGAAGCGCTGCCGGGTCTGCTTGAGCAGGGCGGCCAGCTGGCGCTGCTGGGCGCCGGCGATCCGGTGCTGCAGGAAGGTTTCCTCGCCGCCGCCGCCGAACATCCGGGCAAAGTGGGGGTGCAGATTGGCTACCATGAGGCCTTCTCCCATCGCATTATGGGCGGCGCCGACGTCATTCTGGTGCCGAGCCGCTTTGAACCGTGCGGCTTAACTCAGCTGTATGGTCTGAAGTACGGCACGCTGCCGCTGGTGCGCCGCACCGGGGGGCTGGCGGACACGGTCTCTGACAGTTCGCTGGAGAACCTTGCCGATGGTCTGGCGACAGGGTTTGTCTTTGAGGACAGCAATGCGCTGTCATTGCTGCGCGCTATCCGTCGCGCCTTTGTTCTCTGGTCGCGCCCGTCGCTCTGGCGCTATGTGCAGCGTCAGGCGATGAATATGGATTTTAGCTGGCAGGTTGCCGCGAACTCCTATCGCGAACTTTATCAACGCTTGATGTAA